GAAACTTAAAATATTGCtaatcttatttattttgtttacatatgAACACGTCTCTTCGTCTTTTTTGAGTGTTGActgaataaattattttctcttCTTACAGGACTCGGTGATTCATGATTTCATCCCCGCTAACCGGGCCAGCCAGTTCCGGTCGTGTTTGAAAGCCGGTTCCATTGTGAGATTGGATGGTTTTGAAGTTGCTCGCGTCCCTCACATGTACAAGATCACCGAACATCAGTTCGTGATCCGCTTCATACCTTCAACACGTATTGTTGACGTCTTGGCTGACGCTCCTGTGATCAGGTCCGACAAGTTCCTGGTCCGGCGTATTGATCATCTTCAAGTGCTTACTAACACTAACCTTGAGCTCCCAGGTTCCTCTCTTTCtcattgcatatatatattgcCATCGTTGTAGTATGTTGTAAAAAGTTTTCCTCTTGCAGACGTTGTTGGTGAAATACGTTCCGTTCAGGGGTCTGATCTCCAAAATGACGCAGCTACTACCCGAATTGTGGTCCGCTTACTCATTGAACCGTGAgttgtttcaattttttgtaaTGGTCTCAAGTTGTGTAGCATGTTTTTATGGAAGTATATGATCCCCAGTAACATATTCGTGTTTTTTGCACCACAGGACTGTGACCGTAAACGTTTCTTTGTGGGATGAGGCTGCATCAGCCTTTAGGGGCCTCTTGAGAGATGGGGACAAATCCCAGTCTGTGATGCTGGTGACCTCGGTCAATCCTAAAATGTTTGGAGGTAAGGACCATGCGCTTTCTTAGTCAGCTGAGagtttacatataattttacgCTTAAAATCATATTACATGCAATTTTAGCTTACAAGTGATTTTTCCTAATCAGGTAACCTGTATTTAAACTCCACACAAGGAACTAGGTTCTTCTTCGACACCACCCTCCCTGAAATAGCAGAGTTTGTCAGCAGGTGACAAGATACTACTGATGCAATAACATGATTTTCCTGTTTATTAATGGTGCATATTGTATGCAGAGTTGGAGCTACATCAGCTCAAGTGTATTCCTGCGTTAACACCCTCGAAGGCATAAAAAAGAAGGAGCTTGTCTCGATTAGGGATCTCAACAGCTTCATCTCCAGTTCCAATGAGCAGGTTTTTCTATGACTTTGTCTACACCAATATAGTTTAGTTAGTAAGAAGTTTCTATTTCCTAAAGTACTACGATTTGGCAGACCCAAGAAGCTGATTTCCTCTGCAAGGCCCGTATTGTTTGTGTCATCCCGGAGAATGGGTGGTCTTTTGTGTCATGCACTATCTGCCACAAAAAATTGGAGAGACTTGGAACTTCGCTGAACTGTACCAGATGTGTTACTTCAGATGTGACTGGTGTGGTCAGGtgagtttatttaatttttatcattttctaaaatataccCATGTAATTATTGACTGATAATTCCATCGTTCTAACAAAGGTTCCGTGTTGAGCTTGCTGTTGATGATGGCAATGACAGCgcaacttttgttgtcttcgacAAAGAGATGACAAAGCTGACAAAACAGGAAGCTTCTGTTCTGGCACTTGATGCGGTTCCTTCTTTACTCACACAAACATTTACATTTATATCATGCTAGGTTATATATGTGCTTTTCCTCAACCATTGAAGCGTTGTTATCAATTTGATGCAGGTTTCAAACGGTGGAGAGGAGTATCTGCCCAGCTGTCTTGAAGAGCTTGCGGGGAAGGAATTTGTGTTCCAGATCCGTGTCATCACACCTTTCAACTTCACTCCCAATCACCGTACATTCACAGTCTCCACCATCACTGATATGAAGATAGCACCATAGCGACTCAGCTGAAGGTATTCTAATTCTACATGTCAGTTGATTGACTAATTGTATCCGTTTCTAAAACAGCACGTTCATGTAACTCAGGAACACAGTGAGGGCATTATTCCAAGCGGTACTGGCGACGTAGGATTGACCGCTCCGTCCTCTGGTCCGTCTGTTTTGGAAGTCAAGCACGGTGAGGAGTGTGCTTCAGCAGCCCCTCCTGAGAATGCAGACACTCTGAAGAAACGCAAGCGTCTCCATGAGTAACTCGCAGTGTGACCACCTACCAGCCCGTCTCCAGTCTTTTATatgcttttttaaaaaaacttctaCTATCTATGTTTTCAATCTCAACTTTGGGTTTATTTCTTCTATCTTCTTCATATCTACGTATGTCTctctatgttttattattaatgaatctTTGACGGGCTTAAGTTGATTCCAAATTTGCGAGACTGCATGTTTTATTATTACTGAGTTGAGTCCAAATGTGCAAGTCATGTGtttattagaataagtataatgccagtttttttaaaaagcaaGTTGGGAAGTTGAGCATGATTAAAACATTTGAAACTAATCTATTGGAAGTATGTAGTTATATAGGCTAATTAAGTAAAAACACCCATCTGTTAACAAAGGTCTACACATGGGATCTAACATAGATTACGACTAATTGTTGCTTTACAGATACGttacatgaaaatatatattttattcctCATCATAAACATCGAATATGTATTTTCCTTTCAGCAATAAACCAGCCCTCAAGTAGAATGGACAAATTCAAACTCCTTGAGTACAGTCGGATTTATATATTCAATGtggttacataaaaaaaaaaaaaatcttaaatatataatcaaagtATAAAGTCACCGGATTGGAGTTTAAAATCAAACTGCAATCAAGACAAAAAGGTAAGCTTGATCAGTTTTTTAGATGCACCTCTGTTTGGAATTTTTCAAAAAGACATAATACTTTGAACACTAGATACAGCTAAtagtttaaaacataaattcggatgaaaaaaaaacaggacCGTATTATACAATGTGGGTAGACGTGTCCAATACAgtaaaaaccgaaccgaaatagaaaatATGGTGTGGTTTTGGTAtgtaccatataaaccgaatggatatgattttataaaaaccatATTATTTGAATTTCATTTGGTTTATAACCAATTAAACCGAATAATCCGAACAAAATCGATCAAAATAGGCACATGTAAATATGTTCATATTTTATATCGTgaaatgaaaatctatttgttatataagttattcTTTCATTACACTGctcatatcatattttaattagtaataaagaatcctaatttgaaaaatacttaaaatataattaaaagacTGTCATGGTTCTTAtttcttagtcttcttcttttaatatttttgcttttttttaccATTGATTGATCGATCAAAACTCGAAAAAATCTTCCCAACTTTTTCCTTATTTATAAACGGACAAAGTTTCATTTGAAGAACcatgactttgatgaacacTAGAACATGAAAGAGTGGAAAAATTTTTCTTCCATGCTTTTCTTTGCTCTTTTTCCAAATTTCGATATTTGAATTGACTTATAGATTTAATTATTTCATCTGAAGGTATAAGCGTTtgtattttttgttcttttgtttgaaaatataaaccaaaatgaaATGACtctaacatttatataatatgatcccaaactaaattattttgttttggtataAAAGCGAATAAACCGAGAACatacggtatataaaccgaaccaaaccaaagttaATATGAATTTAGAATGCCAGTTATATTttctaaccgaaataccgaggAACCGAAAATCCAAATCGAAACCGAACCAATATCCTGATCGAACACCTCTAATTGTGGAACccacatatttttaattatttcaaatagttgtccaaataatttttaatttaacaataaaatgtaCTGTTATGGGTTCGTCTTTTATTTCGTGGGCTTCGCCGTCTTCTACGAGATTTTTCTTACAAGGGCGCTTCCTCTTCCCCAATTTTCATATTACTGATCATTATGACTCGATCTCTGCCGTGTTCGCGATTCCTCTACCTGTAACGTCTTCACCCGCTTCCTATATATATCAATATCCCCTACAGTCAGGTATCATTTCGCTCTGCAATTTTCTTCTCGACTCTTTTTCCTCCTTTAAGCATCGTAACTTAAAATGGCTTCATCAGCTGCTCCCGTCCCTACTACCGCCGTCGATACCGCCGCAGACGCTAACGCAGCCGTCGCCTACTCTACGTTCAACAGTCTCCGCCTCGGTAGATCCGCTCAGTCCGTTGTTGGTCGCCTCATCCGGTTCTGGGATACTCAGAACGTCAACAAAAATGGAGACTTTATGGGAATAACTATTCTCCTCCTGGATGAACAGGTGTTGATTGTCTCAAACTTAATTTTAATTCATTCACAATATTACTAATactatttttattcttatatatgaaCATGTCTCCTCATGTTTTTAAAGTTTAGACtgaaaaaacttttttattttcttacaggACTCGGTGATCAATGGTTTCATTCCCGCAAACCTCACCAGCCAACACCGGTCGTCTTTAAAAGCCGGTTCTATTGTGAGATTGGACGGTTTTGAAGTTGATCGAATCCCTCACATGTACAAGATCACTGAACATCAGTTCGTGATCCGTTTCATCTCTTCAACCCGTATTGATGAAGTCTTGGCTGACGGTCCTGTGATCAAGTCCGACAAATTCATGGTCAGGCGTATTGACCATCTTCAAGTGCTTGCCAACACCAACTTGGAGCTCTCAGGTGTGTtctcttttaaatatttagtaaatgtattAAAGGAATATATAAACAACATTGTAATatgttgttaaaaataaatactctGTCGCAGATGTTGTGGGTGAAATACAGTCCGTCAAAGGCTCCGACCTCTAGAACAACGCAGCCACAAGCAGAATTGTTGTTCGCCTACTAATCGAAACGTaagtgtttacatatttttgtaatgTTCTCACTTTGTGCAACGTGTCTGTATGGAAGTGTATTATGCAGTCACCTTATAATTTTAGCTTCAAACATGAAGCCAGATAAACAGATTGTTACTGTTTCCACTACAGGACTGTGACCGTCAACGTATATTTGTGGGACGAGTCTGCATCAATCTTTAGGGGCCTCTTGAAAGCAGGAGACAAATCTCAGTCCCTTGTGTTACTGACCTCGGTTAATCCTAAACTGTTTGGAGGTAAAGACCATGCGCCTTCTTATTGAGTTGAATGATAAGAAAGGTATTTACTGCAAAAAACCTCTTACATGCAATCTTAGCTTATAAGTGCTTTTCTAAATCAGGTGAACTGTATTTAAACCCCACACAAGGAACTAGGTTCTTCTTTGACACCGCCGTTCCTGAAATAGCAGAGTTTGTCGCCAGGTAATAATATCATACACATGTAACAACAGGATTCCTCTGAATTTGATGTTGC
The window above is part of the Brassica napus cultivar Da-Ae chromosome C8, Da-Ae, whole genome shotgun sequence genome. Proteins encoded here:
- the LOC111212954 gene encoding uncharacterized protein LOC111212954; protein product: MGITILLLDEQDSVIHDFIPANRASQFRSCLKAGSIVRLDGFEVARVPHMYKITEHQFVIRFIPSTRIVDVLADAPVIRSDKFLVRRIDHLQVLTNTNLELPDVVGEIRSVQGSDLQNDAATTRIVVRLLIEPTVTVNVSLWDEAASAFRGLLRDGDKSQSVMLVTSVNPKMFGGNLYLNSTQGTRFFFDTTLPEIAEFVSRVGATSAQVYSCVNTLEGIKKKELVSIRDLNSFISSSNEQTQEADFLCKARIVCVIPENGWSFVSCTICHKKLERLGTSLNCTRCVTSDVTGVVRFRVELAVDDGNDSATFVVFDKEMTKLTKQEASVLALDAVSNGGEEYLPSCLEELAGKEFVFQIRVITPFNFTPNHRTFTVSTITDMKIAP
- the LOC111212955 gene encoding uncharacterized protein LOC111212955 translates to MGSSFISWASPSSTRFFLQGRFLFPNFHITDHYDSISAVFAIPLPVTSSPASYIYQYPLQSAAPVPTTAVDTAADANAAVAYSTFNSLRLGRSAQSVVGRLIRFWDTQNVNKNGDFMGITILLLDEQDSVINGFIPANLTSQHRSSLKAGSIVRLDGFEVDRIPHMYKITEHQFVIRFISSTRIDEVLADGPVIKSDKFMVRRIDHLQVLANTNLELSDVVGEIQSVKGSDL